In Micromonospora sp. LH3U1, one genomic interval encodes:
- a CDS encoding glycoside hydrolase family 43 protein, whose product MVKVGNRTLPRLLSVLLTAVLVTGLSTVGAGPAAAGQTSLRAADPSVIRVGGTYISVQSLNGGIAVRQASSTDGLAAAPARQVWTDTRNLGEVWAPEIVTDGGRYYIYFSAGRGTAHRMYAINSASPASGYTAERLLALPGGKWAIDGSLFTFNGQRWFVWSGWAGDTNIEQNIYLSRMSDPLTPTGNRYIISQPRESWERVVGNPFINESPEAIKDPNGQLHIVYSANGSWSDQYCLADLRLRAGGDPTYVWDWYKSNGCLFGSNRATMMAGWDPTLYVNGPGHHSFVLLNGDIATSPPAGPRFPLMFHAVPKGTPYSWANRYWYTGTFCWWGTTTYRRANVPGPTSDTGFSIKFFE is encoded by the coding sequence ATGGTGAAAGTCGGTAACCGAACCCTCCCGCGGCTCCTCTCCGTCCTGCTGACCGCCGTGCTCGTCACCGGCCTGTCCACTGTCGGTGCTGGGCCGGCGGCGGCCGGGCAGACCAGTTTGCGGGCCGCCGATCCGAGCGTGATCCGCGTCGGCGGCACCTACATCTCCGTCCAGTCGCTGAACGGCGGGATCGCCGTCCGGCAGGCATCATCAACCGACGGGCTGGCCGCCGCGCCCGCGCGGCAGGTCTGGACGGACACCCGCAACCTCGGTGAGGTCTGGGCGCCGGAGATCGTCACCGATGGTGGCCGCTACTACATCTACTTCTCGGCCGGGCGCGGCACCGCCCACCGCATGTACGCGATCAACTCGGCGTCGCCGGCCAGCGGCTACACGGCCGAGAGGCTGCTCGCGCTGCCCGGCGGCAAGTGGGCCATCGACGGCAGCCTGTTCACCTTCAACGGGCAGCGGTGGTTCGTCTGGTCGGGATGGGCCGGCGACACCAACATCGAACAGAACATCTACCTCAGCCGGATGAGCGACCCGCTCACCCCGACCGGCAACCGCTACATCATCTCCCAACCACGGGAGAGCTGGGAGCGCGTCGTCGGCAACCCGTTCATCAACGAGTCCCCCGAGGCGATCAAGGACCCGAACGGGCAACTCCACATCGTCTACTCCGCCAACGGCAGCTGGAGTGACCAGTACTGCCTCGCCGACCTGCGATTGCGAGCCGGCGGCGACCCGACGTACGTGTGGGACTGGTACAAGTCGAACGGCTGCCTGTTCGGCTCGAACCGAGCCACCATGATGGCCGGCTGGGATCCCACCCTGTACGTGAACGGGCCCGGCCACCACAGCTTCGTGCTGCTCAACGGCGACATCGCCACGAGCCCACCCGCCGGGCCGAGGTTCCCGCTGATGTTCCACGCCGTACCCAAGGGCACCCCGTACTCCTGGGCGAACCGCTACTGGTACACGGGCACCTTCTGCTGGTGGGGCACCACCACCTACCGCCGCGCCAACGTGCCCGGCCCAACGAGCGACACCGGATTCAGCATCAAGTTCTTCGAATGA
- a CDS encoding helix-turn-helix domain-containing protein, whose amino-acid sequence MTGDDLPIGRRVARWRVRRSMTQQMLADRLRRSKSWVDKIERGARSLDRYSVIQELAHVLRVDPEVLFGQQRPTPACPPDGVDDIRAALARYDIPQAPAQAPEALRRQVGYAWLTYQHAHYGQLVRVLPGLLDAAQGARSAEVLVHAYRITSSALVKLGEADLGWLAADRAMAAAGDDPVLAATAAVAVGQALRASGRDRLALAATLAAANRITPTPLRSAGEGPWAGRCCSRPPWPPPAAASTNAPTS is encoded by the coding sequence GTGACCGGTGATGACCTGCCGATCGGCCGGCGGGTCGCCCGCTGGCGGGTGCGGCGCTCGATGACGCAGCAGATGCTGGCCGACCGGCTGCGCAGGTCGAAGAGCTGGGTGGACAAGATCGAGCGGGGTGCCCGCAGCCTGGACCGGTACTCGGTGATCCAGGAACTGGCCCACGTGCTGCGGGTCGACCCGGAGGTGCTGTTCGGCCAGCAGCGGCCGACGCCTGCCTGCCCTCCGGACGGGGTGGACGACATCCGGGCCGCTCTCGCCCGCTACGACATCCCGCAGGCCCCGGCCCAGGCCCCGGAAGCGCTGCGACGGCAGGTCGGGTACGCCTGGTTGACCTACCAGCACGCGCACTACGGGCAGTTGGTGCGGGTGTTGCCGGGTCTGCTGGACGCCGCTCAGGGCGCGCGGTCGGCGGAGGTGCTGGTGCACGCGTACCGGATCACCTCGTCGGCGCTGGTGAAGCTCGGCGAGGCCGACCTCGGGTGGCTGGCCGCCGACCGCGCGATGGCCGCCGCCGGCGACGATCCGGTCCTCGCGGCGACGGCGGCCGTCGCGGTCGGCCAGGCGCTACGCGCGTCGGGCCGGGACCGCCTCGCTCTCGCCGCGACGCTCGCCGCCGCGAACCGCATCACGCCTACGCCGCTGCGGTCGGCGGGGGAGGGGCCGTGGGCGGGACGCTGCTGCTCCAGGCCGCCCTGGCCGCCGCCGGCTGCGGCGAGCACCAACGCGCCGACGAGCTGA
- a CDS encoding DsbA family oxidoreductase, protein MKIEFWSDIVCPYCGLMDHRLHQALDQFPDGDQVQVIHRSFQLHPDLPREGVSQRELITMAGAPATTVDRVLRPIERAAKAEGLTPYHAVDRTLGPTDLAHELLAYATDQGRGGEIWTAMFRAHFGQARKLWTAGEVLDFAAEVGLDRAGAAEALRSRRYRARVAADQREAQRLGARGAPFLVFDGRFAVPGAIGLDDLLAVIAKAWAESHPTPQPLPVVGDAEGMCAPDGCAVPDRAL, encoded by the coding sequence ATGAAGATCGAGTTCTGGTCGGACATCGTCTGCCCGTACTGCGGGCTGATGGATCACCGGCTCCACCAGGCCCTGGACCAGTTCCCGGATGGCGACCAGGTGCAGGTGATCCACCGGTCGTTCCAGCTACACCCCGACCTGCCCCGTGAGGGTGTCAGTCAACGGGAGCTGATCACGATGGCCGGGGCCCCCGCGACGACCGTCGACCGGGTCCTGCGGCCGATCGAGCGGGCCGCGAAGGCGGAGGGCCTGACGCCCTACCACGCGGTCGACCGCACGCTCGGTCCCACCGACCTGGCCCACGAGCTGCTCGCGTACGCGACCGACCAGGGCCGCGGCGGCGAGATCTGGACGGCGATGTTCCGCGCGCACTTCGGGCAGGCCCGCAAGCTGTGGACTGCCGGGGAGGTCCTCGACTTCGCCGCCGAGGTGGGCCTGGACCGCGCCGGGGCGGCCGAGGCCCTGCGTAGCCGCCGCTACCGGGCCCGCGTGGCGGCCGACCAGCGCGAGGCACAGCGCCTCGGGGCTCGCGGCGCGCCGTTCCTCGTGTTCGATGGCCGTTTCGCCGTTCCCGGGGCCATCGGCCTCGACGACCTGCTCGCGGTCATCGCCAAGGCGTGGGCCGAGAGCCATCCCACGCCGCAGCCGCTGCCGGTTGTCGGTGACGCCGAGGGCATGTGCGCCCCGGACGGGTGCGCGGTACCCGACCGCGCCCTCTGA
- a CDS encoding TRADD-N-associated membrane domain-containing protein encodes MGNAAVAVTALLGLLLWTRIGRGRAEAVEAEVISALGLTERPPPQDPSAEASKSHDAEADEASDNPQKNPSSANQTIYVDLRNGSEASEALAEIAQQQSDGHARLIVKYYAQGHQQAFVTFIASIAFAVVGFGVIIAACVYLLTHPKDPEPAAISGAVGLVTQGVGYLFFRRADNARGLMMQLIDKLRDDRDREIKFIAGMVSANSIVSPSLRDAVKVATAVQLAGVSMSPEQIGAIARESARPSTTNAAPIFINPPPKSDTPASTP; translated from the coding sequence TTGGGCAACGCTGCAGTGGCGGTTACAGCCTTACTGGGGCTGCTTCTTTGGACGAGAATTGGCCGCGGAAGGGCTGAGGCGGTCGAGGCGGAAGTCATATCAGCTCTCGGGTTGACAGAGCGGCCTCCACCTCAGGACCCTTCTGCCGAGGCCTCTAAATCGCACGATGCTGAGGCCGATGAAGCAAGCGACAACCCGCAGAAGAACCCTAGCTCGGCAAATCAGACGATTTATGTTGACCTTAGAAACGGTAGCGAAGCTTCGGAAGCCTTAGCCGAGATAGCCCAGCAGCAATCCGACGGTCACGCGAGATTAATTGTCAAGTATTACGCGCAGGGCCATCAACAAGCCTTCGTCACCTTCATAGCAAGCATCGCATTCGCCGTTGTTGGTTTTGGCGTCATTATTGCCGCTTGCGTCTATCTATTAACACATCCAAAGGATCCCGAACCAGCGGCCATCTCGGGAGCGGTCGGACTTGTCACGCAGGGTGTTGGGTATTTGTTCTTCCGCCGAGCTGACAACGCCCGAGGATTGATGATGCAACTGATCGACAAGCTTCGCGATGATCGCGACAGAGAGATAAAGTTCATCGCTGGCATGGTTTCGGCAAACAGCATCGTTTCGCCCTCTCTTCGGGACGCCGTAAAAGTAGCGACCGCGGTACAATTAGCTGGCGTTTCCATGTCGCCGGAGCAGATCGGGGCGATTGCCAGAGAGTCGGCCCGGCCAAGCACAACGAACGCAGCACCCATCTTCATAAACCCGCCGCCCAAGTCGGACACACCAGCCTCTACACCGTGA
- a CDS encoding RNA polymerase sigma factor produces the protein MTVSDGDLISRLYAGCFRRLVVQLYAVTGDLNEAQEAVQEAFTKALAAPRRLAELENPEAWLRRVAVNEARSRYRRRRVLDRLLRRIGPPPTARRAARAARGAATSPCPALPRRPAGGRAVDHLSRRVGVGRPSGLEWVGISHGQVNAAGQPARLEYARAFGIPLTTFAEWA, from the coding sequence GTGACGGTGTCTGACGGTGATTTGATCTCCCGGCTCTACGCTGGCTGTTTCCGACGCCTGGTGGTCCAGCTGTACGCGGTGACCGGCGATCTGAACGAGGCGCAGGAGGCGGTCCAGGAGGCATTCACCAAGGCGCTGGCCGCACCGAGGCGTTTGGCCGAGCTGGAGAACCCGGAGGCGTGGCTGCGCCGCGTCGCGGTGAACGAGGCCCGTAGTCGATACCGGCGTCGGCGCGTACTCGATCGGCTGTTGCGTCGAATCGGCCCGCCGCCGACCGCTCGCCGCGCTGCGCGGGCTGCCCGAGGGGCAGCGACAAGCCCTTGCCCTGCACTACCTCGTCGACCTGCCGGTGGACGAGCAGTTGACCACTTGAGCAGACGAGTAGGGGTGGGTCGACCGTCTGGGCTGGAATGGGTTGGCATCTCCCACGGACAGGTGAATGCGGCCGGACAACCTGCCCGCCTGGAGTACGCACGAGCCTTTGGCATTCCTCTCACGACGTTCGCAGAATGGGCGTGA
- a CDS encoding DUF6518 family protein, giving the protein MRPGDRTVALASVVGGFLLGFLDFCWIKWLPFPLAELGNSTATWAVAAFFFGYWVRSGWLRSALGAAVLLVVAVPSYYLAAALLQGDDLAVLWAPSSLVWMFFGVLAGVVFGTGGTWARGEGWRQVVGVALPAAVFFEEAARFAGKATDPDYGAGAWWNVAIDCALGLLIVVLTGGSPRRRGLAVAMAVPLAGAILVSFALASGTVS; this is encoded by the coding sequence ATGCGACCTGGTGACCGCACGGTGGCGCTCGCCTCCGTGGTGGGCGGATTCCTGCTCGGCTTTCTCGACTTCTGCTGGATCAAGTGGCTGCCGTTCCCCCTCGCCGAACTCGGCAACTCCACCGCGACCTGGGCGGTCGCTGCCTTCTTCTTCGGGTACTGGGTGCGGTCCGGGTGGCTGCGTTCGGCACTCGGTGCCGCCGTTCTGCTCGTCGTCGCGGTGCCCAGCTACTACCTCGCGGCGGCGCTCCTGCAGGGCGACGACCTCGCGGTGCTCTGGGCACCGTCGTCGCTGGTCTGGATGTTCTTCGGCGTGCTCGCCGGAGTGGTCTTCGGCACCGGCGGGACGTGGGCGCGTGGTGAGGGGTGGCGGCAGGTCGTCGGGGTCGCGCTGCCGGCCGCCGTGTTCTTCGAGGAGGCGGCCCGGTTCGCCGGCAAGGCGACCGACCCCGACTACGGGGCCGGCGCGTGGTGGAACGTGGCCATCGACTGTGCGCTGGGCCTGCTGATCGTGGTGCTGACCGGCGGGTCGCCTCGTCGGCGGGGGCTCGCCGTCGCGATGGCCGTGCCACTGGCCGGCGCGATTCTGGTGAGCTTCGCGCTGGCCAGCGGGACTGTCTCGTAG
- a CDS encoding helix-turn-helix domain-containing protein — MPPRATTIVDPRFPAELRRHREERGLSLRQLAAAVNYGKSLIHQLEAGQTKPTVDVAVRLDDALQANGAIAALVIDAPNGGDRLAYVTVHPRRVDRAAADALIGLLAGYRRLEDAIGSGPIMGPVHAHLDTVTGLLRDAPHDLRPRVVGVAGQWAQFVGWLSIARGEERAATVWNARALQWATEAGNTDLIATVLSFQGHQAELRHDLPAMIELSRESRRDQSVNAALRAYCAGQEARGLAMAGAASADVLARLSEASDLSAQAAEEPLSPWGYWYTPSFFAVQQGSVWRYLGAEDSRANDRALELLTTGVAGVSEDAGGAEWHGRNLVHLAVTHAQAGDAAAARETLAAADAIALATDSRELARQVTEAAHHLRLSAMP, encoded by the coding sequence ATGCCACCACGTGCAACCACCATCGTCGACCCCCGTTTTCCTGCTGAGCTGCGGCGACATCGCGAGGAGCGAGGCCTTTCCCTGCGGCAGCTCGCCGCCGCCGTCAACTATGGCAAGAGCCTCATCCACCAGTTGGAAGCGGGGCAGACGAAGCCGACGGTGGACGTGGCGGTCCGGCTCGACGACGCCTTGCAGGCGAACGGCGCTATAGCAGCGTTGGTCATCGACGCTCCCAACGGCGGCGATCGTCTGGCGTACGTGACGGTGCATCCCCGCCGCGTCGATCGTGCCGCCGCAGACGCGCTCATTGGCCTTCTCGCTGGCTACCGCCGGCTAGAGGATGCAATTGGGTCAGGCCCCATTATGGGGCCAGTCCATGCCCACCTCGACACCGTGACTGGTCTGCTTCGGGACGCCCCGCACGACCTAAGGCCACGCGTAGTCGGCGTGGCTGGGCAATGGGCGCAGTTCGTGGGCTGGTTGAGCATCGCCCGAGGTGAGGAGCGCGCTGCCACTGTCTGGAACGCCAGGGCCTTGCAATGGGCCACCGAGGCCGGCAACACGGATTTGATTGCCACCGTGCTGTCCTTCCAGGGGCACCAGGCGGAGTTGCGGCACGACCTCCCGGCCATGATCGAGCTGTCCCGGGAATCACGTCGGGACCAGTCGGTGAACGCGGCCTTACGCGCCTACTGCGCAGGGCAGGAGGCCAGGGGTTTAGCTATGGCCGGAGCAGCTAGCGCTGACGTACTCGCGCGGCTGTCGGAGGCGTCGGACCTTTCGGCTCAGGCGGCTGAGGAGCCACTGTCCCCTTGGGGCTACTGGTACACGCCATCGTTCTTCGCTGTCCAGCAAGGCAGTGTCTGGCGTTATCTGGGTGCTGAGGACAGTCGCGCGAACGATCGCGCGCTTGAACTGCTGACGACCGGTGTCGCGGGCGTCAGCGAGGACGCCGGTGGCGCAGAGTGGCACGGCCGCAACCTGGTGCATCTCGCCGTCACTCATGCGCAGGCCGGGGATGCGGCGGCGGCCCGCGAAACCCTGGCGGCGGCAGACGCCATTGCGCTTGCTACGGACTCCCGAGAACTTGCCCGCCAGGTGACCGAGGCTGCTCACCACCTCCGACTGTCCGCTATGCCGTAA
- the treZ gene encoding malto-oligosyltrehalose trehalohydrolase, with the protein MTEFTVWAPDASRVRLRLADDTDHEMRAATDGWWRVEVPDAGPDYSFLLNDDETPLPDPRSPWQPAGVHGPSRRYDHAAYAWSDSSWTGRQLPGSILYELHIGTFTPEGTFDAAIDRLDHLVSLGVDLIELLPVNAFNGEHNWGYDGVCWYAPHQPYGGPDGLKRFVDAAHAKGLGVILDVVYNHFGPSGAYAPRFGPYLAEQSNSWGRSVNLDGPHSDEVRRYIIDSVLMWLRDYHVDGLRLDAVHALPDTRAVSLLEELAIEVESLSTHVGRPLSLIAESDLNDPRLITPREAGGFGLHAQWNDDAHHALHTLLTGERQGYYGDFGTLETLSDVLTGGFFHAGTWSSFRNRHHGRPLDSRVPGHRLVAYLQNHDQIGNRATGDRISASLSPSMLRVGAVLLLTAPFTPMLFMGEEWAASTPWQFFTSHPEPELATAVALGRRREFASHGWAEGDVPDPQDPETFVRSRLDWAELDKPEHREMLSFYQRLIALRRSLPDLSDPRLHAVSVQHGDQFLLMRRGDTLVVANLAGRGQGVSLPGVARRVLLATGEGVTVMRDRIQLPAETAAIVAL; encoded by the coding sequence ATGACCGAATTCACCGTGTGGGCGCCCGACGCCAGCCGGGTCCGGCTGCGCCTCGCGGACGACACCGACCACGAGATGCGGGCCGCCACCGACGGCTGGTGGCGGGTCGAGGTGCCCGACGCCGGCCCCGACTACTCCTTTCTGCTGAACGACGACGAAACCCCGCTGCCCGACCCCCGATCGCCGTGGCAGCCTGCTGGTGTGCACGGGCCGAGCCGACGCTACGACCACGCCGCCTACGCGTGGTCCGACAGCTCGTGGACCGGCCGGCAACTGCCCGGCAGCATCCTCTACGAGCTGCACATCGGCACCTTCACCCCGGAGGGCACCTTCGACGCGGCCATCGACCGCCTCGACCACCTGGTGTCGTTGGGCGTCGACCTGATCGAGCTGCTCCCGGTCAACGCCTTCAACGGCGAACACAACTGGGGGTACGACGGCGTCTGCTGGTATGCCCCGCACCAGCCCTACGGCGGCCCCGACGGCCTGAAACGGTTCGTCGACGCCGCCCACGCCAAGGGGCTGGGGGTGATCCTCGACGTCGTCTACAACCATTTCGGGCCCTCCGGGGCCTACGCGCCGCGGTTCGGCCCCTACCTCGCCGAGCAGAGCAACAGTTGGGGCCGCTCGGTCAACCTGGACGGCCCGCACTCCGACGAGGTACGCCGCTACATCATCGACAGCGTGCTCATGTGGCTGCGCGACTACCACGTCGACGGGCTGCGGTTGGACGCGGTGCACGCCCTGCCCGACACTCGCGCGGTCTCCCTGCTCGAAGAGCTGGCCATCGAGGTCGAGTCCTTGTCGACGCACGTGGGCCGGCCGCTGTCGCTGATCGCCGAGTCTGACCTCAACGATCCACGGCTGATCACGCCTCGTGAGGCGGGTGGGTTCGGGCTGCACGCCCAGTGGAACGACGACGCGCACCACGCGCTGCACACGTTGCTGACGGGGGAGCGGCAGGGGTACTACGGGGACTTTGGCACTCTGGAGACGCTGTCGGACGTGTTGACCGGCGGGTTCTTCCATGCCGGCACCTGGTCCAGCTTCCGTAACCGGCACCACGGGCGGCCTCTGGACTCGCGGGTGCCTGGGCATCGGTTGGTGGCCTACTTGCAGAACCACGACCAGATCGGGAACCGGGCTACCGGGGATCGGATCTCGGCTTCTCTCTCGCCCTCCATGCTCCGCGTTGGGGCTGTGCTGCTGTTGACCGCGCCGTTTACGCCGATGTTGTTCATGGGGGAGGAGTGGGCGGCTTCTACGCCGTGGCAGTTCTTTACCTCGCATCCGGAGCCTGAGCTGGCTACTGCGGTGGCTCTTGGGCGGCGGCGGGAGTTTGCGTCGCACGGGTGGGCTGAGGGGGACGTGCCTGATCCGCAGGATCCGGAGACGTTCGTGCGGTCGCGGTTGGACTGGGCTGAGCTGGACAAGCCTGAGCATCGGGAGATGTTGTCGTTCTACCAGCGGTTGATCGCGCTGCGGCGGTCTCTTCCTGACTTGTCTGATCCTCGGTTGCACGCGGTTTCTGTGCAGCATGGGGACCAGTTCCTGCTGATGCGGCGGGGGGACACGCTTGTCGTGGCGAATCTGGCTGGGCGGGGGCAGGGGGTGTCGCTGCCTGGGGTGGCGCGGCGGGTGCTGCTGGCCACGGGGGAGGGGGTCACCGTCATGCGGGACCGGATTCAGTTGCCTGCGGAGACTGCGGCGATCGTGGCGCTCTGA
- a CDS encoding winged helix-turn-helix transcriptional regulator — translation MSAEDLRRRRTNVRANVRAAPGPCAHWNDEDADFIREVLDLVGDKWSVLIIGTLADGPVRYSNLGDAIPGISQRMLTLTLKHLQRTGLVTRTSYPEVPPRVEYALTELGTSLLSTVLALAAWSADHHAEIRRHQTEYDNVTRS, via the coding sequence ATGAGCGCGGAGGATCTTCGACGGAGGCGCACCAACGTCCGGGCGAACGTCCGGGCCGCGCCGGGGCCCTGTGCGCACTGGAACGACGAAGACGCCGATTTCATCCGCGAGGTCCTGGACCTCGTCGGCGACAAGTGGAGCGTGTTGATCATCGGTACGCTCGCCGACGGCCCCGTCCGCTACTCGAACCTGGGCGACGCAATCCCCGGCATCTCTCAGCGCATGCTCACGCTGACCTTGAAGCACCTGCAGCGCACCGGCCTCGTCACCCGGACCTCCTATCCCGAAGTCCCGCCCCGCGTCGAGTACGCCCTCACCGAACTGGGCACGTCACTGCTCTCCACCGTCCTGGCCCTGGCAGCCTGGTCCGCCGACCATCATGCCGAGATCCGCCGCCATCAGACGGAGTACGACAACGTCACGAGGAGCTAG
- the treY gene encoding malto-oligosyltrehalose synthase, with translation MAVPPHPNATPTATYRIQVRPGFDLDATAGILDYLADLGVSHLYSAPLLAATPGSAHGYDVVDHRAVNPELGGEAARQRLLRALRDKKLGLIVDIVPNHAGIAVPSANPAWWDVLRRGRDSAYADWFDIDWDRGRLLLPVLADDPAALDDLTLVDGELRYHEHRFPVADGTGDGSPREVHDRQHYELISWRRGDAELTYRRFFAVSGLAGLRVEDPAVFAATHELILRWAADGEVDGIRVDHPDGLRDPAGYLARLREAAPQAWLVVEKILEYGEELPDWPVDGTTGYDALAAVGGLFLDPDAEGDFTVLDTRLTGHHTSWEDLTHDTKLAAATRLLAAELTRLAALAPDVPPEQARPALAELAAAFAVYRGYPPHGDQHLAAARSEAGRRRPDLATALDAVTRRLRDPDDELARRFPQFTGAVMAKGVEDTAFYRWSRFVALNEVGDSPAYFGVTPAEFHRFASARQVRWPDSMTTLSTHDTKRSEDVRARLAVLSELPHRWGEQVTAWMEYAPLPDPAFAHLLWQTTVGAWPIERERLHAYVEKAAREAATSTSWADPDPAFEQALHAVVDLMYDDPSLHDELTELAATITPAGWVNSLGQKLVQLTMPGVPDTYQGTELWDNSLVDPDNRRPVDFSVRREMLARLDDGWRPPIDDSGAAKLLVVSRTLRLRRAHPELFTGYRPVPAHGPVGRHALAFDRGGAIAVATRLPLGLARVGGWCDTVLSLPVHEMTELFTGRVYSGGETPLDDLLADYPVALLAPTTSVEAA, from the coding sequence ATGGCGGTGCCCCCTCACCCCAACGCGACGCCAACAGCCACCTACCGGATCCAGGTCCGCCCCGGCTTCGACCTGGACGCCACCGCCGGGATCCTCGACTACCTCGCCGATCTCGGCGTCAGCCACCTCTACAGCGCCCCGCTGCTGGCCGCCACCCCCGGCTCGGCGCACGGCTACGACGTGGTCGACCACCGGGCGGTCAACCCCGAGCTGGGCGGTGAAGCCGCTCGGCAGCGGCTGCTGCGCGCGCTGCGCGACAAGAAGCTCGGCCTGATCGTCGACATCGTGCCCAACCACGCCGGTATCGCGGTGCCGTCGGCCAACCCCGCCTGGTGGGACGTGCTGCGCCGGGGGCGCGACTCGGCGTACGCCGACTGGTTCGACATCGACTGGGACCGGGGCCGGCTGCTGCTCCCGGTGCTGGCCGACGACCCGGCCGCACTGGACGACCTCACGCTGGTCGACGGGGAGTTGCGCTACCACGAGCACCGCTTCCCGGTCGCCGACGGCACCGGCGACGGCAGCCCCCGCGAGGTGCACGACCGACAGCACTACGAGCTGATCTCCTGGCGTCGCGGCGACGCCGAGCTGACGTACCGCCGGTTCTTCGCCGTTTCGGGCCTGGCCGGGCTGCGCGTGGAGGACCCGGCGGTGTTCGCCGCCACCCACGAGTTGATCCTGCGCTGGGCCGCCGACGGGGAGGTCGACGGCATCCGTGTCGACCACCCGGACGGGCTCCGCGACCCCGCCGGCTACCTGGCCCGGTTGCGGGAGGCCGCGCCGCAGGCCTGGCTCGTGGTGGAGAAGATCCTGGAGTACGGGGAGGAGCTGCCGGACTGGCCGGTGGACGGCACGACCGGCTACGACGCTCTCGCCGCGGTCGGCGGGCTCTTCCTCGACCCCGACGCGGAGGGCGACTTCACGGTGCTGGACACCCGACTGACCGGGCACCACACCTCCTGGGAGGACCTGACCCACGACACCAAGCTGGCCGCCGCCACCCGGCTGCTCGCCGCCGAACTGACCCGGCTGGCCGCGCTCGCCCCCGACGTGCCGCCCGAGCAGGCCCGGCCCGCGCTCGCCGAGCTGGCCGCCGCGTTCGCCGTCTACCGGGGCTACCCGCCGCACGGCGACCAGCACCTCGCCGCCGCCCGCTCCGAAGCTGGGCGTCGCCGACCTGATCTGGCCACCGCCCTGGACGCGGTCACCCGCCGGCTGCGCGACCCCGACGACGAGCTGGCTCGCCGCTTCCCGCAGTTCACCGGCGCGGTCATGGCCAAGGGCGTCGAGGACACCGCGTTCTACCGGTGGAGTCGGTTCGTCGCCCTGAACGAGGTCGGCGACAGCCCCGCCTACTTCGGGGTAACGCCGGCGGAGTTCCACCGCTTCGCCTCGGCCCGGCAGGTCCGCTGGCCCGACAGCATGACCACCCTCTCCACCCACGACACCAAACGCAGCGAGGACGTGCGCGCCCGGCTCGCCGTGCTCAGCGAGCTGCCGCACCGCTGGGGTGAGCAGGTCACGGCCTGGATGGAGTACGCCCCGCTGCCCGACCCGGCCTTCGCCCACCTGCTCTGGCAGACCACCGTCGGCGCGTGGCCGATCGAACGGGAGCGGCTGCACGCGTACGTCGAGAAGGCCGCGAGGGAAGCGGCGACCTCGACCAGTTGGGCGGACCCGGACCCGGCCTTCGAGCAGGCGCTGCACGCCGTGGTCGACCTGATGTACGACGACCCGAGCCTGCACGACGAGCTGACCGAACTCGCGGCGACGATCACCCCGGCCGGCTGGGTCAACTCGCTCGGGCAGAAGCTCGTGCAGCTCACCATGCCCGGCGTGCCGGACACCTACCAGGGCACCGAGCTGTGGGACAACTCCCTCGTCGACCCCGACAACCGCCGCCCGGTCGACTTCTCCGTACGCCGAGAGATGCTGGCGCGTCTGGACGACGGCTGGCGTCCCCCGATCGACGACAGCGGCGCCGCGAAGCTGCTGGTGGTGTCGCGGACCCTGCGGCTGCGGCGGGCGCACCCGGAGCTGTTCACCGGCTACCGGCCGGTGCCGGCGCACGGGCCGGTGGGGCGGCACGCGTTGGCCTTCGACCGGGGCGGCGCGATCGCCGTGGCCACGCGCCTGCCGCTGGGCCTGGCCCGCGTCGGTGGGTGGTGCGACACAGTCCTGTCGCTTCCCGTTCACGAGATGACGGAGCTGTTCACCGGCCGGGTCTACAGTGGCGGGGAGACCCCTCTCGACGACCTTCTGGCCGACTATCCCGTCGCTCTGCTGGCTCCCACCACTTCCGTGGAGGCTGCGTGA